In a single window of the Antennarius striatus isolate MH-2024 chromosome 3, ASM4005453v1, whole genome shotgun sequence genome:
- the f2r gene encoding proteinase-activated receptor 1 — protein sequence MLVSVFHFLKGSALLPRTFSGRFVLVTDEPVDYIDLSVLDSLREEGDSSSVSEQELVKKQSLHRPHHRTQKQYSVSEEAKAFLQGRLATSFVPTAYTLVFIISVPLNFVAMLMFAHYNSPKKPAVIYMLNLACTDLLFGLLLPFKIAYHYNDNNWIYGSVMCRIVTAAFYCNMYCSVLLIACISVDRFLAVVYPIKSLTWRSPQTAKAVCAAVWLLALGGVSPLLMSRQTLYLTDLDITTCHDVQDLAFLQAYYLYFFPIYSFVFFFIPLIFTLVCYVHIIQALGVSNVENCSRKTRAIVMATVVLTVFVVCFTPTNIILMVHYIQLSHESSDSSYQAYLLSMCAGSLSCCLDPVLYYFGSSQCQKQMAGLLRCRRLARAESSSDTRSTRTSGRTDSRSCKVEGVQNVLETHYSRLVS from the coding sequence ATGTTggtgtctgtttttcatttcctcaaaGGCTCAGCTCTTCTCCCACGGACTTTCTCTGGTCGCTTTGTTCTGGTCACTGATGAGCCTGTAGACTATATTGACTTGTCTGTGTTGGACAGTTTGAGGGAAGAAGGAGACTCTAGCTCAGTGTCTGAACAGGAACTTGTGAAGAAACAAAGCCTTCACCGCCCACACCACCGTACCCAGAAGCAGTACTCTGTCTCAGAAGAGGCAAAAGCTTTCCTCCAGGGTCGCCTGGCTACCAGTTTTGTCCCAACAGCTTACaccctcgtcttcatcatcagcGTTCCTCTAAACTTTGTTGCCATGCTGATGTTTGCACATTACAACTCTCCCAAGAAACCAGCAGTCATCTACATGCTGAACCTGGCCTGCACTGACCTGCTGTTTGGCCTGCTCCTTCCATTCAAGATAGCCTACCATTATAATGACAACAACTGGATCTACGGTTCTGTCATGTGCAGAATTGTCACAGCGGCTTTCTATTGCAACATGTATTGCTCTGTTCTGCTCATAGCGTGTATCAGCGTAGACCGTTTCCTGGCTGTGGTTTACCCCATAAAGTCACTGACGTGGCGCAGCCCCCAGACCGCTAAAGctgtttgtgctgcagtgtgGCTTCTAGCCCTCGGAGGAGTGTCCCCTTTGCTGATGTCGAGGCAAACCCTTTATTTGACTGACCTAGACATCACCACCTGCCATGATGTGCAGGATCTGGCATTCCTACAAGCTTATTATCTCTACTTCTTCCCTATCTactcctttgttttcttcttcatccctCTCATCTTCACCCTTGTGTGTTATGTTCACATTATTCAGGCTCTGGGAGTATCCAATGTGGAGAACTGCTCCAGGAAGACGAGAGCAATAGTAATGGCCACAGTGGTGTTGACGGTGTTTGTGGTGTGCTTCACCCCAACCAACATCATCCTTATGGTTCACTATATTCAGCTCTCCCACGAGTCCAGTGACAGTTCCTACCAGGCGTACCTGCTCTCCATGTGTGCAGGCAGTCTCAGCTGCTGTCTAGATCCAGTTCTCTATTACTTTGGTTCCTCTCAGTGCCAGAAGCAGATGGCAGGACTGCTCAGATGTCGGCGACTGGCGAGAGCAGAGAGCAGCTCAGACACGCGAAGCACAAGAACCAGTGGGCGGACTGACAGCAGGTCATGCAAGGTGGAGGGTGTTCAAAACGTCCTGGAGACCCACTATAGCAGGCTAGTGTCGTAA
- the LOC137592079 gene encoding saxitoxin and tetrodotoxin-binding protein 2-like: MSRVMAAQLVVALLGLASLCAASEPDCKELVKPLMLDNHSPIYGKWVFHVGTWDKPGLKSDLVLVNSSWIELSASSDSTVMTLYWADRLGADKCLQGTANATISGITSHATFNINGHTSYHDGKYYETCSDCLLSEDTTLLPDGKSKGRYFFLFTRTGDLEPSDLETFKKQAECLEFLPEYHFGGKDLCPDDRETASPAAESTEN, from the exons ATGTCTCGAGTCATGGCTGCACAGCTGGTCGTTGCTCTGCTGGGTCTCGCCTCCCTGTGCGCTGCATCTGAACCGGACTGCAAAGAACTGGTCAAGCCTCTGATGCTAGACAACCACAGCCCC ATCTATGGGAAGTGGGTGTTCCATGTGGGGACCTGGGACAAACCCGGTCTGAAAAGCGACCTGGTGTTGGTAAATAGTTCCTGGATAGAGCTGTCGGCTTCCTCAGACAGTACCGTCATGACCCTTTACTGGGCCGACCGCTT AGGGGCAGATAAATGTCTTCAGGGCACAGCCAACGCCACCATCTCAGGAATCACCAGTCACGCCACTT TTAATATTAATGGTCACACTTCATATCATGATGGAAAATACTATGAGACCTGCTCTGACTGCCTCCTGTCCGAAGACACCACCCTCCTCCCTGACGGCAAGTCAAAGGGACGATACTTTTTCCTCTTTA cacgGACCGGCGATCTGGAACCGTCCGATTTAGAGACCTTCAAGAAGCAAGCAGAGTGCCTTGAATTCCTTCCAGAGTACCACTTTGGAGGCAAAG aTCTGTGCCCAGACGACAGGGAAACTGCTTCACCTGCTGccgagagtacagagaactaa